CCGGCTTTCGGATCCGGGCCTTGGCATCGCGCAGCCGGTAGGACTCGCCCTTCGTCTCGATGATCTGACATCGGTGGGTGAGCCGGTCGAGCGTGGCCCCCGTCAGGCGCTCGGAGCCCAGTACCTCGGTCCAGTGATCGAACGGCAGGTTGGTCGTGACCATCAGGCTCGTTCTCTCATACGCGGTGGAGATGACGTCGAAGAGCAGCTCGGCCCCGACCTTGGAGGCCGGCACGTAGCCCAACTCGTCGAGCACCAGCAGGTCGAGCTTCCCCAGGCGCGCCCTCAGGCCAAGGAGGGCGCGTTCGTCCCTCGCCTCGATCAGCGAGGTGACCAGCTCGGTCACCCTGTGAAAGCGCACCCGGTAGCCCCTGGCGCAGGCGGCGGCCGAAAGGCCGATGGCCAGATGGCTCTTCCCGGTCCCCGGGTTGCCGACGAACAGCACGTTCTCCCGGCGGTCGATGAACTCGCATCGAGCGAGCTCTGCCACGAGCACCTTGTTCACCGAGGGCCGCGCTGCGAAGTCGAAGGACTCCAGGGACTTGAGGCTCGGCAGGTGCGCGGCCTTCAGCCTTCGCTCCGCGGCCTTGCGCTCGCGCTCCAGGAGCTCGAGCTCGGTGACCTGCAGCAGGTAGGTGAGGTGATCAGAGCCGTCGGAGGCGGCCCGGCGGGCCACCTTCTCGCATTCGGCCCCGATGGTGGGAAGCCGCAGCGCCTTCAGGTGGTGGCGCAGCAGGACCA
This region of Actinomycetota bacterium genomic DNA includes:
- the istB gene encoding IS21-like element helper ATPase IstB codes for the protein MKALESKSLVLLRHHLKALRLPTIGAECEKVARRAASDGSDHLTYLLQVTELELLERERKAAERRLKAAHLPSLKSLESFDFAARPSVNKVLVAELARCEFIDRRENVLFVGNPGTGKSHLAIGLSAAACARGYRVRFHRVTELVTSLIEARDERALLGLRARLGKLDLLVLDELGYVPASKVGAELLFDVISTAYERTSLMVTTNLPFDHWTEVLGSERLTGATLDRLTHRCQIIETKGESYRLRDAKARIRKPGAPGEPGPKEMATADPPGAMEGGPRTR